One genomic region from Magallana gigas chromosome 3, xbMagGiga1.1, whole genome shotgun sequence encodes:
- the LOC105319382 gene encoding uncharacterized protein, which yields MKKLNRRPCLLISVHFLTLGFMIEGNVFTSCDFEDGFCGWTNQNWSRTDDKSPLEKTGPESAYHGLYYIYSHGGKIGHNVTATLESIGIPPSKYCLLFNYHMLGSHVEKLEVKLNDQTTAIWYRNVTEQGKEWKCAAINVTIGQPDSRIRFISRTGKTKNSLYDIIGLDNIKLVSGVCNSLDCDSSFNVTSTTTRQQPISSTTTDSVIQVQESTETESSWFIRNLPYLVGVPVAVFLVSFVVIGACIFHSHKESSRRLPAGIMRGPYRADGLNDRYRDDPTNHRDTGHELYYSEPDTDTYDYVDVVRDPDSLYLDVIPDSSGADCVQNGSHPADVSPKPGDYYNDESPYCEPVKATQDK from the exons ATGAAGAAGTTGAATCGCCGGCCATGTCTCTTGATTTCTGTCCACTTCCTCACCTTAGGCTTTATGATAGAAG GAAATGTGTTCACTAGTTGTGACTTTGAGGATGGATTTTGTGGCTGGACCAACCAAAACTGGAGTAGAACCGACGATAAGTCACCTTTGGAAAAAACGGGCCCTGAGAGCGCCTATCATGGAC TTTATTATATATACTCACACGGTGGGAAGATAGGCCACAACGTCACTGCGACTCTTGAGAGCATTGGCATTCCACCTTCCAAATATTGTTTGCTCTTTAACTATCATATGCTGGGATCGCATGTAGAGAAACTAGAAGTGAAATTAAACGACCAAACAACGGCGATCTGGTATCGAAATGTTACAGAGCAGGGGAAGGAGTGGAAGTGTGCCGCCATTAATGTAACCATTGGTCAGCCAGACAGTCGC aTACGATTTATAAGCAGGACagggaaaacaaaaaattcattatatGACATAATTGGATTGGACAATATCAAACTGGTGTCTGGCGTTTGTAATTCACTAG ATTGTGACTCGTCATTCAACGTAACGTCAACAACGACACGACAGCAACCAATATCATCAACGACAACGGATTCAGTGATCCAAGTACAGGAGTCGACGGAGACTGAATCATCGTGGTTTATAA GGAACTTGCCCTATTTGGTTGGAGTGCCCGTGGCAGTTTTTCTCGTTTCGTTCGTCGTTATCGGCGCCTGTATTTTCCACTCTCACAAGGAAAG TTCCAGACGGTTGCCTGCTGGAATCATGCGTGGTCCATACAGAGCCGATGGACTAAATGACAGATACCGAGATGATCCCACCAATCATCGGGATACAGGACATGAACTGTACTATTCTGAGCCGGACACGGACACTTACGATTATGTAGACGTCGTTCGAGACCCAGACAGTCTCTATCTGGACGTTATACCCGACTCATCGGGTGCAGACTGTGTTCAAAATGGCAGTCATCCGGCAGATGTATCTCCAAAACCAGGAGACTATTATAACGATGAGAGTCCGTATTGTGAACCAGTTAAAGCGACACAAGATAAATAA
- the LOC105319419 gene encoding collagen alpha-1(IX) chain, whose amino-acid sequence MMAIKSKLGLLSWIIILVMCVLDIDGQSSQIRVNCFWAGDLRYIENNQFWRNRCEIPPGYRGKPGPKGDTGKPGVPGISILREVIVKGEKGDRGPKGDMGPVGPKGEPGDTDDYGPPPRGPQGQRGQKGEPGALGIRGPKGSLGAQGPKGDKGEPTEDIDEIILDLEARIQKLESQLQDCSCERPDPVTPMIEDEQISTKSVNLTNFPPPPLPPIDSLRRKLMQELREEGGECVSYALRYYSQCSEDGRKSLYRCPAVSKMLNRATILLTIFGVLFVGIGGYSKTRNNRSLSYNTQCSTRYCCYEEKQYARRIYLYNWRTGRCSWYTKIFRYYIPLNSQTCAVTAAILLKGETGSNGTIGVIGRKGARGPRGFRGIKGDKGEPGSEGFAALVDGSPGIKGSPGVNGIPGERGPMGPPGPRGEPGLFGLNGQKGNPGQRGQKGEPGVSTSISAVEFYKLQRRVDESTSTIGKTGSKGLPGPVGPKGERGEPGLPGLPGQKGDYGTPGPNGRPGDPGLPGERGLKGNAGPRGEKGNEGAPGLPGPPGKPGIPGGKGEIGNPGRPGTIGLPGPKGESGSIPPELTAEAFENLSKRLTELERQMKLCSCGVSPTGSSKEDEEVIVSEDIKNCNNTLFPPPPLPVEQSLRRKLMDELQSQQGNRECISYALQYYKNCANNTATDFNEFYSLYSIQCNDCHMNM is encoded by the exons ATGATGgcaattaaaagtaaattaggACTGTTATCTTGGATTATAATTTTAGTGATGTGTGTATTAGATATTGATGGACAGTCGTCGCAAATCAG AGTAAACTGTTTCTGGGCCGGCGATCTAAGGTATATAGAAAACAACCAGTTTTGGAGAAATAGATGCGAAATTCCTCCTG GTTACAGAGGAAAACCAGGCCCAAAGGGCGACACGGGAaaaccag GAGTACCCGGTATCTCCATCTTGCGAGAAGTTATCGTGAAGGGAGAAAAGGGAGATCGAGGCCCAAAGGGGGATATGGGGCCAGTCGGTCCAAAAGGGGAACCCGGGGATACTGATGATTATGGACCTCCTCCACGGGGTCCCCAAGGACAAAGGGGTCAAAAGGGAGAACCCGGTGCACTAGGCATTAGGGGACCAAAAGGTTCCCTTGGGGCGCAGGGGCCGAAAGGAGACAAGGGCGAACCGACTGAGGACATTG aTGAAATCATCCTCGACCTTGAAGCTCGAATACAA AAACTAGAGAGTCAACTCCAGGACTGTTCCTGTGAGCGACCAGATCCAG TAACCCCTATGATTGAAGACGaacaaatttcaacaaaatcag tGAATTTGACAAACTTCCCACCTCCGCCACTTCCGCCAATTGACAGTCTTCGCCGGAAGTTAATGCAAGAACTGAGGGAAGAAGGGGGAGAGTGCGTGAGCTACGCACTGCGATACTACAGTCAGTGCTCGGAGGATGGCCGA AAATCCCTATACCGCTGTCCAGCAGTTAGTAAGATGTTGAATAGGGCGACCATTCTACTTACGATATTCGGTGTTTTGTTTGTTGGAATTGGCGGATATTCAAAGACAAGAAATAACAg AAGTTTGTCCTACAACACGCAATGCAGTACCAGATACTGTTGTTacgaagaaaaacaatatgcCAGAAGAATATACCTGTACAATTG GAGGACAGGGAGATGTTCTTGGTACACTAAGATCTTTCGCTACTATATTCCACTGAACAGCCAGACTTGTGCCGTTACTGCAG CAATATTGCTAAAGGGAGAGACGGGTTCAAATGGTACTATCGGGGTGATTGGACGTAAAGGTGCCAGGGGACCTCGGGGCTTCCGCGGGATCAAAGGTGACAAGGGTGAGCCAGGGTCAGAGGGCTTCGCTG CACTCGTTGATGGGAGTCCTGGAATTAAGGGATCTCCTGGAGTCAACGGAATCCCCGGAGAAAGAGGTCCTATGGGTCCTCCGGGGCCTAGGGGAGAGCCTGGGTTATTTGGCCTCAACGGACAAAAAGGGAACCCTGGTCAACGAGGACAGAAGGGCGAACCAGGGGTTTCCACCTCTATATCAG CGGTGGAGTTTTACAAGCTTCAAAGAAGAGTAGAC GAAAGCACAAGTACAATTGGTAAAACTGGTTCCAAAGGTTTGCCCGGTCCGGTAGGGCCAAAGGGTGAGAGAGGAGAACCGGGGTTGCCTGGACTACCGGGTCAGAAGGGTGATTACGGAACCCCAGGTCCAAACGGGAGGCCGGGAGATCCGGGGTTACCGGGTGAGAGGGGTCTTAAAGGAAATGCTGGACCTCGGGGTGAAAAGGGAAATGAAGGAGCTCCTGGATTACCGGGGCCGCCCGGGAAACCTGGAATTCCCGGCGGGAAAGGAGAAATAGGAAACCCTGGTCGTCCGGGAACAATTGGACTTCCGGGACCAAAGGGAGAGTCCGGAAGTATTCCACCGGAACTAACAG CTGAAGCTTTTGAAAATCTCTCAAAACGCTTAACA GAACTTGAGCGACAAATGAAACTGTGTTCGTGCGGGGTATCTCCAACTG GGTCTTCGAAAGAAGACGAAGAAGTCATCGTGTCTGAAGATATCAAAAACT GCAACAACACCTTGTTTCCTCCCCCACCACTTCCGGTAGAACAATCTCTTCGCCGGAAGTTGATGGACGAACTCCAGTCGCAACAAGGGAACAGAGAGTGCATTAGCTATGCTTTACAGTATTACAAAAATTGTGCAAACAACACAGCAACAGACTTTAACGAATTCTATTCTTTATACAGTATACAATGTAATGATTGTCACATGAACATGTaa
- the LOC105319383 gene encoding G protein-activated inward rectifier potassium channel 2 gives MFTEEKVEEKLSKLPFVNYVKQRFNLGQYNPEEQRRAIVQKSGHYRVKYTGLKEYRAKFFQDLYITLIDLKWRYALAVLFNVHLLSYFFFALMWYWMMYNHGDLDHLNDPKWESCVAGVHSFGDAMLFSIESQTTIGYGFAYPNTDCGGALPLLFVQITVGILLENVLLGFIFVKFAQPKRRRKTIMFSKVACVAQEEGDLCLQIRVGDMRQSHLIDAKVHGILIKRHVTREGVAYPLFQHDVHFQANKMGDTIMLMWPLILSHRITQESPFWDIRPSDLSSEAYELVVCIEGTLETTGEFCQARTSYLPSEILWGHRFDRIEEFDAGNGRWEIDFSGFNDVVYITNIRHSAKELNPYREYRMSKEESEATTKEKGLSISLHSVAYDLPPEFPSASNSTEYQKSGSPKLLTRGLSQMDELERSRLSLEMEAENREEELTEKTPMEKSEEQAQRPVDDAEEEEEEAPLEHDLGDGKPLEHDLGDGKPPIKEKAESDVSDDDTIGQDEAEEEENFHDVASS, from the exons ATGTTTACGGAAGAAAAAGTGGAAGAAAAACTTAGCAAACTGCCCTTTGTTAATTATGTCAAACAAAGATTTAACCTTGGTCAGTATAACCCAGAAGAACAACGGAGAGCAATTGTACAGAAATCCGGGCACTACAGAGTGAAATACACGGGACTAAAAGAGTACCGCGCCAAATTTTTCCAAGACCTCTACATAACTCTCATTGACCTAAAATGGCGGTATGCTTTGGCAGTGCTCTTCAATGTCCATCTTTTGTCGTACTTCTTTTTCGCCCTCATGTGGTATTGGATGATGTATAATCATGGGGATCTCGACCACCTAAACGATCCCAAGTGGGAATCATGCGTCGCAGGCGTCCACAGTTTCGGTGACGCCATGCTGTTTTCCATTGAATCCCAAACGACCATCGGATACGGTTTCGCCTATCCAAATACAGACTGTGGTGGCGCCCTTCCACTTCTCTTTGTACAGATCACAGTCGGTATTCTGTTGGAAAATGTCCTCCTGGGcttcatttttgtcaaatttgcTCAGCCAAAGCGTCGAAGGAAGACCATAATGTTCAGTAAAGTGGCATGTGTTGCGCAAGAGGAAGGCGATCTTTGTCTGCAG ATTCGCGTAGGAGATATGCGACAAAGCCATCTTATTGATGCCAAAGTACACGGAATCCTCATCAAAAGACACGTTACCCGGGAAGGAGTAGCCTACCCTTTGTTTCAACACGATGTCCATTTCCAGGCCAACAAAATGGGGGATACCATAATGCTTATGTGGCCCCTTATTTTAAGTCATAGAATTACACAAGAGAGCCCCTTTTGGGATATAAGGCCATCCGATTTGTCCTCTGAAGCTTATGAACTTGTGGTTTGTATTGAGGGAACCTTGGAAACAACTGGGGAGTTTTGTCAAGCTAGAACTTCCTATCTACCTTCGGAAATCCTTTGGGGTCATCGATTCGATCGTATTGAGGAATTTGACGCTGGCAATGGCAGATGGGAGATTGACTTTTCTGGCTTTAACGATGTCGTATATATAACTAATATACGACACAGTGCCAAAGAACTGAACCCTTACAGAGAATACAGAATGTCGAAGGAGGAAAGCGAAGCAACAACAAAGGAGAAGGGATTATCGATAAGTCTCCATTCTGTGGCTTATGATCTGCCTCCCGAGTTTCCCTCAGCCTCCAACTCAACAGAGTACCAGAAGTCTGGTAGTCCTAAGCTTTTAACTCGTGGTCTTAGCCAAATGGACGAACTGGAACGAAGCAGACTCTCGCTAGAAATGGAAGCAGAGAACCGCGAGGAAGAACTAACAGAAAAAACCCCGATGGAAAAATCCGAAGAGCAGGCCCAACGCCCTGTTGACGATGCCGAAGAAGAGGAGGAAGAGGCTCCATTAGAGCATGACCTTGGAGATGGAAAACCTTTAGAGCATGACCTTGGAGACGGAAAACCGCCAATCAAAGAGAAGGCTGAGTCTGACGTATCCGATGACGACACCATAGGTCAGGACGAGGCTGAGGAAGAAGAGAACTTTCATGATGTAGCGTCCTCATGA
- the LOC105319384 gene encoding G protein-activated inward rectifier potassium channel 3 isoform X1: protein MLKSISNLHLNRKKSDDGEQLVDFPSSSGDDASLITKLRKGYQLGRPALVKKTGKYRVTYKGLSSSERRSFALDLFQTLIDLKWRWATLVFVFTFFIVYFVFAVIWYILAKAHGDFENLNNPTWTPCIERAKTFADLLLFSIETQTTIGYGTFYPNTSCSGSLLLVFVQITVGFLLETLLVGFLLVKLSRPKHRRHTLLFSEKALICKEDGDLCLEIRVGDLRKSHLVDTSSFGIFVSEKVSKEGIVYPLYQQQMEFEAHQMQDRVFMMWPLILRHKINEDSPLYEMTFDQMLSNTFELIIILEGTIEATGEICQARTSYSSKDIVWGHRFVNMIDFDNDNGQWSANFEKFNATVPTPTPKCSGKQLAEIYGASSRTNQAQETENLGGTFWRSQSQIITPMTEETSLTKIPDRRPRSYRHSRAPLSFSGFQSQHLEMGRVLNIYK, encoded by the exons ATGTTGAAATCTATTTCCAATCTTCATTTAAACAGAAAGAAGTCGGACGACGGTGAGCAGTTGGTCGATTTCCCATCATCATCTGGAGATGATGCCTCACTTATTACGAAGCTGCGCAAAGGCTATCAACTTGGGCGTCCAGCACTGGTGAAGAAAACCGGGAAATATCGCGTTACCTACAAGGGCCTGTCCTCCTCCGAGCGGCGCTCGTTCGCCTTAGACTTGTTCCAGACTCTCATAGACCTAAAATGGCGATGGGCAACTCTGGTATTTGTGTTCACCTTTTTCATTGTATACTTTGTATTTGCGGTAATATGGTACATTTTGGCAAAAGCGCACGGAGACTTTGAAAATCTTAATAATCCAACGTGGACACCTTGCATAGAAAGGGCAAAAACGTTTGCCGATCTTCTACTGTTCTCAATCGAGACACAAACGACAATCGGGTATGGAACCTTCTATCCAAACACGTCATGCAGTGGCAGTTTGTTACTTGTCTTCGTTCAAATCACCGTGGGCTTTCTCTTGGAAACGCTTCTGGTCGGGTTTCTTCTAGTGAAGTTGTCAAGACCAAAGCACAGACGGCATACACTTCTGTTTAGCGAAAAGGCACTCATTTGCAAAGAAGACGGAGACCTTTGTTTGGAAATACGAGTTGGGGATTTGCGGAAATCCCATCTCGTGGATACTTCATCCTTTGGAATCTTCGTCAGCGAAAAGGTTTCCAAAGAGGGAATTGTTTACCCTCTGTACCAGCAACAGATGGAGTTTGAGGCACACCAAATGCAGGATCGGGTCTTCATGATGTGGCCGCTGATATTGAGACACAAAATTAACGAAGACAGTCCCTTGTATGAGATGACGTTTGATCAAATGTTGTCAAATACGTTTGAACTTATCATTATCTTGGAAGGAACCATTGAAGCAACCGGAGAAATATGCCAAGCCAGAACATCGTATTCATCGAAAGACATCGTCTGGGGCCACCGCTTTGTCAACATGATCGACTTTGACAACGACAACGGTCAGTGGAGCGCTAACTTCGAGAAATTCAACGCCACGGTCCCTACCCCCACCCCGAAATGCAGCGGGAAACAGCTGGCGGAGATTTACGGAGCGTCCAGCCGGACAAACCAGGCGCAGGAGACGGAGAACCTCGGGGGAACGTTCTGGAGGTCCCAGAGTCAAATCATCACCCCCATGACAGAGGAGACCAGTCTTACAAAGATACCTGACCGACG ACCCCGATCTTACCGACACAGTAGAGCACCATTGTCCTTTAGCGGATTCCAGTCCCAGCACCTTGAAATGGGCCGCGTTCTCAACATCTACAAATGA
- the LOC105319384 gene encoding G protein-activated inward rectifier potassium channel 2 isoform X2, whose protein sequence is MLKSISNLHLNRKKSDDGEQLVDFPSSSGDDASLITKLRKGYQLGRPALVKKTGKYRVTYKGLSSSERRSFALDLFQTLIDLKWRWATLVFVFTFFIVYFVFAVIWYILAKAHGDFENLNNPTWTPCIERAKTFADLLLFSIETQTTIGYGTFYPNTSCSGSLLLVFVQITVGFLLETLLVGFLLVKLSRPKHRRHTLLFSEKALICKEDGDLCLEIRVGDLRKSHLVDTSSFGIFVSEKVSKEGIVYPLYQQQMEFEAHQMQDRVFMMWPLILRHKINEDSPLYEMTFDQMLSNTFELIIILEGTIEATGEICQARTSYSSKDIVWGHRFVNMIDFDNDNGQWSANFEKFNATVPTPTPKCSGKQLAEIYGASSRTNQAQETENLGGTFWRSQSQIITPMTEETSLTKIPDRR, encoded by the coding sequence ATGTTGAAATCTATTTCCAATCTTCATTTAAACAGAAAGAAGTCGGACGACGGTGAGCAGTTGGTCGATTTCCCATCATCATCTGGAGATGATGCCTCACTTATTACGAAGCTGCGCAAAGGCTATCAACTTGGGCGTCCAGCACTGGTGAAGAAAACCGGGAAATATCGCGTTACCTACAAGGGCCTGTCCTCCTCCGAGCGGCGCTCGTTCGCCTTAGACTTGTTCCAGACTCTCATAGACCTAAAATGGCGATGGGCAACTCTGGTATTTGTGTTCACCTTTTTCATTGTATACTTTGTATTTGCGGTAATATGGTACATTTTGGCAAAAGCGCACGGAGACTTTGAAAATCTTAATAATCCAACGTGGACACCTTGCATAGAAAGGGCAAAAACGTTTGCCGATCTTCTACTGTTCTCAATCGAGACACAAACGACAATCGGGTATGGAACCTTCTATCCAAACACGTCATGCAGTGGCAGTTTGTTACTTGTCTTCGTTCAAATCACCGTGGGCTTTCTCTTGGAAACGCTTCTGGTCGGGTTTCTTCTAGTGAAGTTGTCAAGACCAAAGCACAGACGGCATACACTTCTGTTTAGCGAAAAGGCACTCATTTGCAAAGAAGACGGAGACCTTTGTTTGGAAATACGAGTTGGGGATTTGCGGAAATCCCATCTCGTGGATACTTCATCCTTTGGAATCTTCGTCAGCGAAAAGGTTTCCAAAGAGGGAATTGTTTACCCTCTGTACCAGCAACAGATGGAGTTTGAGGCACACCAAATGCAGGATCGGGTCTTCATGATGTGGCCGCTGATATTGAGACACAAAATTAACGAAGACAGTCCCTTGTATGAGATGACGTTTGATCAAATGTTGTCAAATACGTTTGAACTTATCATTATCTTGGAAGGAACCATTGAAGCAACCGGAGAAATATGCCAAGCCAGAACATCGTATTCATCGAAAGACATCGTCTGGGGCCACCGCTTTGTCAACATGATCGACTTTGACAACGACAACGGTCAGTGGAGCGCTAACTTCGAGAAATTCAACGCCACGGTCCCTACCCCCACCCCGAAATGCAGCGGGAAACAGCTGGCGGAGATTTACGGAGCGTCCAGCCGGACAAACCAGGCGCAGGAGACGGAGAACCTCGGGGGAACGTTCTGGAGGTCCCAGAGTCAAATCATCACCCCCATGACAGAGGAGACCAGTCTTACAAAGATACCTGACCGACGGTAA
- the LOC105319385 gene encoding inactive peptidyl-prolyl cis-trans isomerase FKBP6, with the protein MDNYEAEDPLVPLVEPIDISGLKVTGDRSGVASQGVEFETSVDFNEPEETDIKFKAEDIYNNRFLPDEDDSDVDEDDESSPFERMMKKMEDISPDKNGMVFKKVLQQGSGAIVPEGAIVRIHYNGYLEFGDEPFDSTRLRNSPYKVKLQTGGLIVGLDLAVSSMKKGELARYIIRPQYAFGEMGTPPRIPKDATVMYEVELLNFVEHGGVDDIELLSEEERQQIAFDDLLKACKSYKQEAKLQFDSSSYRKAASLYRKAVYMLDKAHLKDEGEEEKHQKILLQLCINLALTCNKMAEPKRCISWCKRALEIRGIDNTSKTKALYHYGKALHSQSYFEQARDKLKAAQRLSGGRNMSVNNELVALDRSIKQFGLVEKETYRRMFSQPQGISEEEKEKENRRHQEAEEKCMEVSEKFRQFAIENLMEFKNNPELTEIPFTSYKLTLGEIACMIEEADNLGLKAVQVGSGQNSKIKIVKKKKPN; encoded by the exons ATGGATAATTATGAG GCTGAAGATCCTTTAGTCCCACTGGTGGAGCCAATAGACATTTCAGGACTTAAAGTTACTGGCGACAGAAGTGGTGTGGCAAGCCAGGGTGTTGAATTTGAGACCAGTGTGGATTTCAATG AACCAGAAGAAACTGACATTAAGTTCAAGGCTGAGGACATATACAACAACCGCTTTTTGCCTGATGAAGATGACAGCGATGTGGATGAAGATGATGAGTCATCACCTTTTGAGAGGATGATGAAAAAGATGGAAGATATTTCACCTGATAAGAACGGCATGGTGTTCAAGAAAGTTCTTCAACAGGGGAGTGGAGCAATTGTTCCTGAAGGCGCTATAGTCAGAA ttcactACAATGGTTACCTTGAATTTGGAGATGAGCCCTTTGATTCAACAAGGCTAAGGAACAGTCCATATAAAGTTAAATTACAAACAG GTGGGCTGATTGTGGGCCTGGACCTTGCTGTATCATCCATGAAGAAAGGAGAGCTGGCTCGCTATATCATCCGACCTCAGTATGCCTTTGGAGAGATGGGGACCCCTCCAAGGATTCCTAAGGATGCCACTG tGATGTACGAGGTGGAGTTACTGAACTTTGTAGAACATGGGGGTGTGGATGACATAGAGCTTCTGTCTGAG gagGAAAGACAACAGATTGCTTTTGATGACCTGCTGAAGGCTTGCAAGTCTTACAAACAG GAGGCAAAACTACAGTTTGATAGTTCTAGCTACAGGAAGGCAGCCTCTTTGTATAGAAAG gCAGTTTACATGCTAGACAAAGCCCACCTAAAAGATGAGGGGGAGGAAGAAAAGCACCAGAAGATATTGCTTCAGCTCTGTATTAACCTAGCCCTGACCTGTAACAAAATGGCAGAACCCAAGCGCTGCATCAGCTGGTGTAAACGAGCCCTGGAGATCCGTGGTATTGACAACACCTCAAAGACCAAGGCTCTCTACCATTACGGCAAG GCTCTGCACAGTCAGTCCTACTTTGAACAAGCTAGAGACAAACTGAAAGCAGCCCAGAGACTCTCCGGGGGAAGAAACATGTCTGTTAACAATGAACTGGTCGCACTGGACAG ATCAATCAAGCAGTTTGGGTTGGTAGAAAAGGAGACCTACAGAAGGATGTTTTCCCAACCCCAGGGCATTTCTGAGGAAG aaaaagagaaagaaaacagAAGACACCAAGAAGCAGAGGAAAAGTGTATGGAAGTGTCGGAGAAATTCCGTCAGTTCGCCATCGAGAATTTAAT GGAGTTTAAGAACAACCCCGAGCTGACTGAGATTCCCTTCACATCATACAAGCTGACGCTGGGAGAGATCGCCTGTATGATAGAGGAAGCAGACAATCTCGGCCTCAAAGCTGTGCAAGTTGGCAGT GGACAAAACTCAAAGATCAAAATAGTGAAGAAGAAAAAGCCAAATTAA
- the LOC105319386 gene encoding bleomycin hydrolase yields MTTDCGGIPNEVLQDMENKFSADPKNRLAQNVCYTANPKQILKNQSSLNKQVHVFSCKVPTEGKPMSNQKASGRCWIFACLNAMRCSVMPSLQCDELEFSQNYLFFWDKLERCNYNLDSYIECARRGETFEGRLVSHLLTSPSEDGGQWDMLVNLVEKYGVIPKVCFKDAQSAAESRILCGIINNKMREFCRRLQTMVFEKASDEEIQKEKSSMLQQIYTTLSICLGTPPKTITWEYYDKSKKYQKIGPITPLEFYTTKIKPIFNMQDKLCIVNDPRAKNPYNKLYTVEYLKNMTGGRPVLYVNQPIGVLKELTMKSIADGEAVWFGCDVGKYNSIKPDGILDLKALDYNLVFGFSALGLDKEGRLNYGESLMTHAMLITAFHKENGESTKWRIENSWGDSDGDKGYLIMSDDWFSEFVYEVVIDKKFLTEEILAVTKQTPVVLPAWDPMGALAKL; encoded by the exons ATGACCACAGATTGCG GTGGAATCCCAAATGAGGTTCTCCAGGATATGGAGAACAAATTTTCTGCTGATCCTAAAAACAGATTAGCACAAAATGTTTGCTATACAGCTAACCCAAAACAGATCTTGAAAAATCAGTCAAGCCTCAATAAACAAGTCCATGTCTTCAGCTGCAAG GTACCCACAGAGGGAAAACCAATGTCCAATCAAAAGGCATCGGGCCGTTGCTGGATTTTTGCTTGTTTGAATGCAATGCGATGCAGTGTGATGCCCTCACTCCAATGTGATGAACTGGAGTTTAGTCAAAATTACTTGTTCTTCTGGGATAAG TTGGAGCGTTGTAACTATAACCTTGACTCCTACATTGAGTGTGCTCGCCGGGGCGAGACGTTTGAGGGGAGGCTGGTCAGTCACCTTCTCACCTCCCCCTCGGAGGACGGGGGTCAGTGGGATATGCTGGTAAACTTGGTCGAGAAGTATGGAGTGATCCCCAAAGTCTGTTTTAAGGACGCCCAGAGTGCTGCAGAGTCCCGGATTCTGTGTGGCATCATCAACAACAAG ATGAGGGAGTTCTGCAGGAGACTTCAgacaatggtttttgaaaagGCATCAGATGAAGAGATCCAAAAGGAAAAATCTTCAATGTTGCAGCAG ATTTATACAACTCTTTCCATTTGCTTGGGAACACCCCCTAAAACTATTACTTGGGAGTATTAtgacaaatccaaaaaataccAGAAAATTGGACCAATTACCCCCCTTGAGTTCTACACCACAAAAATCAAACCAATTTTTAATATGCAAGACAAG TTGTGCATTGTGAATGATCCACGAGCAAAGAACCCGTACAACAAGCTGTACACAGTGGAATACCTGAAGAACATGACTGGGGGTCGGCCGGTGCTCTACGTCAACCAACCAATCGGGGTGTTAAAGGAGCTTACCATGAAGTCCATAGCTGATGGAGAG GCAGTTTGGTTTGGATGTGATGTAGGAAAGTACAATAGCATTAAACCTGATGGAATCCTTGATCTCAAAGC TTTGGATTACAATCTGGTGTTTGGATTCTCGGCCCTTGGATTGGATAAGGAGGGAAGGCTGAACTATGGGGAATCATTGATGACCCATGCTATGTTGATTACTGCATTCCATAAA GAAAATGGTGAATCTACAAAATGGAGAATAGAGAATTCGTGGGGTGATTCCGATGGAGACAAAg GTTATCTGATCATGTCCGACGACTGGTTTTCAGAATTTGTGTACGAGGTTGTCATTGATAAGAAGTTTCTtacagaggaaattctggctgTCACCAAACAGACTCCAGTAGTTTTACCGGCCTGGGATCCCATGGGAGCATTAGCCAAGCTCTGA